CTCGCCGTCTCCCCGGCGCTGTTCGCCGCGGCGCTGTTCGCCGCGCCGCTCGCCGCCCAGCGCGTCACGAAGTCGCCGGTCTACGTGCCCGGCCAGCTCGCGCCGCACCAGCAGGTGGCGCGCGACGTGTACAAGGAGCTCGTCGAGATCCAGAGCGGCGTGACGACGGGGAACGTCACGACGGCCGCGGTGGCGATGGCGCGCCGGCTGCGCGACGCGGGGATTCTCGACTCCGACGTGTTCGTGGGCGGGCCGCGGCCGGAGAAGCACAACGTCGTGGCGCGCATCCGCGGCAAGGGTGGGCCTAACGCGGGCAAGCCGCTGCTGCTGCTCGCGCACCTCGACGTCGTGGAGGCGCTGAAGGCGGACTGGTCGCCCGAGTTCGACCCGTTCACGTTCACCGAGAAGGACGGCTACTACTACGGGCGCGGCACGGCCGACGACAAGGCGATGGCGGCGATCTTCGTCGCGAACGCCATCCGCCTGAAGCGCGAGGGCTGGGTGCCCGACCGCGACGTGATCATCGCGCTCACCGCGGACGAGGAGAGCGGCGCGTACAACGGCGTCGACTGGCTGCTGAAGAACCACAAGGAGCTGGTCGACGCCGGGATGGTGATCAACGAGGGCGGCGGCGGCACGCTGCGCGACGGCAAGCCGCTGTTCCAGGCGCTGCAGGTGGCGCAGAAGGTGACCACGAACCTCACGCTGCGGGCCACGAACCGCGGCGGCCACTCGTCGGTGCCACGCGACGACAACGCGATCACGTCGCTCGCCGACGCGCTGTCGAAGGTGGGGCGCTACCACTTCCCCGTGCACCTGAGCGACGTGACGCGCGAGTTCTTCGCGAAGACCGCCGCCGTGGAGTCGCCGGAGATCGCCCGCGCGATGCGCGCCCTCGCCGCCAACCCCAACGACGCCGCGGCCGCGGCGGCGATCGCGCGCGACGACCGCTACAGCTCGATCCTGCGCACGACGTGCGTCGCCACCATGCTCTCCGGCGGCCACGCGACGAACGCGCTCCCGCAGCTCGCCGAGGCGAACGTGAACTGCCGCATCCTGCCGTCCGAGACGGCGGAGCAGGTGCGCGACTCGCTCGCGCGCGTCGTGAACGACACCGCGGTGCAGGTGCTCATCCGCACCCAGCGCCCGACGTCGCCGACGTCGCCGCTGTCGCCGGCGATCGTGGGTCCGGTGACCCAGATCACCCGCGACATGTTCGGCGACATCCCGGTGATCCCGACGATGTCGACGGGGGCGAACGACTCGCGCTTCTTCCTCGCGTTGGGCGTCCCCTCGTACGGCGTGTCGGGGCTGTTCAGCGATCCCAAGGTCGACGCGCGTGCGCACGGCCGCGACGAGCGCATGCGCGTGCAGTCGTTCTACGAGGGCCAGGAGTTCCTGTACCGGCTCACGAAGGCGCTCGCGTCCGCGAACGGGACGGTGCCGTGAGCGATCGCGTAGTGCGCACGACGTCATGCGCACTACGCGATTCGCACTGTCTCACCGCACCACGACGGCCTGGCTCGTCGTCGCCGTGCGGCCGCTGCCGTCGGTGACCTTCAGCGTCACGGTGTACGTGCCGGCCGCGGCCCACGTGTTCTTCGTCGTGGGGGTGGTCTTCGTCTCGCTGCGCCCGTCGCCCCAGCTCCACGCGTACGACACGATCGCCGCGCTCGACGTCGAGCCGCTCGCGTCGAGCGCGCACTGGTGCGTGTTCAGGCCCGCCGCCGTGCACGTCCACGTGAAGCCCGCGACCGGCGTCTGACTCGTGCTGCCGCTCGCCGTGACGGTGAGCGTGCGCGTCGCGGTACCGGTCGCGCCCTTGGAGTCCGTCGCGGTCAGCGTGATGGTGTGCGTGCCGGCGGACAGCGCCGACGTGGTGAAGCTCGTGCCCGTGCCGATCTGGCCGTCGAGGCTCGACGTCCACACGAGCGACGCGCCGGAGAGCGCGCCGTCCTCCGCGTCGCTGCCCGTGCCCGTGAACGTCACGCTCGCGCCCTGGACGTAGCTCGCGCCGTTAGGCGGCGAGGTCACGCTCGCCGTCGGCGGCGTGTTGATCGCGGCGGTGCTGCCGCCGAGGAACGACACGCTCGCGAGCCGGTTCGGCGTGCCCGCCGGTACGTTCCGGAGCACGTTCTTCACCGAGCCGCCGACGATCGCCGCCGCGACCTGCGCGGGCGTCGCCGTCGGGTGCGTCTCGAGGTACAGCGCGGCGATCCCGGCGACCGCCGGCGACGCGAACGAGGTGCCGGTCGTCACCACGGTCTGACTGCCGCTCAGGTATGCGGTGACCACGTACTGCGCCGGCGCGACCACGTCGACGCACCGGCCGTAGTTCGAGGCCGAGTACCACAGGTCGCGTGCGTCGGAGCCGCCGACGACGATCGCCGTCGTGTCGCGCGACGGCCACTTCGTGCACGCGTCCGTCGTGCCGTTGCCGGCCGCGACGACCACCGGCAGGCCGAGCTTCACGAGCCGCGTGACCGCGCTGTCGAGCGTGGACGCCATGGTGCCCGACATGCTCATGTTCACGACGGCCGGCTGGCTCGGGTTCGCCTGCCGCTGCGTCGCGATCCAGTTCAACCCATCCAGCAGGATCGAGCCGGTCGTCGCGAGCTTGCAGTCGCGGACCTTCACCGAGACGAGCCGGACGCCCTTCGCCACGCCTAACGTCGCGCCGCCGGCGATCGAGGCGACCTCGGTGCCGTGCCCGGCGCAGTCGCTCGCGTCGCCGATCGCCTTCGTGGCGTCGTAGCCCTTCACGGCGCGGCCGCCGAAGTCGGTGTGCGAGTACCAGATGCCGCTGTCGAAGACGTAGATCCACACCCCCGCGCCGGTGCCCGGGTACGCGTACGTCCCGTTCAGCGGCAGCGCGGGCTGGTCGAGGCGGTCGATGTCCCACGGCGCACTCGTCTCCGTGCCGCCGGCGTCGAGCTCCACGATGGGGTCACGCTCCACGAGCGCGACCGACGGATCGGCGCGCAGCGCCTCGGCCGCCGAGTCGCTGAGCTGCACCGTCATCGCGTCCACGACGCCGGAGGTCGTGCGCACGATCGTGCCGCCGTGCGCCGTGATCGCCGTGCGCAGGCGCGAGACGCCGGGGGTCACGCTGCGCGCGACGCCGGCGCCGGGTGCGGCGCCCGCAGACTCGCCGCCCCTGAACATCACGATGTACTGCCCCGGCACGTACCCGTCTTTCGACGCGACGTCCGTGGGACCGACGAGCGCGCGATCGGTGCACGCGGCGAGCGCGAGGGCGGCAGCGCACGCGGCTGCGCCGAGCCTGGTGTTCCAGCCTGACGACATGACTTCGATCCTCCGAACCACGAGTGAATGCGACGCGAGGGTCTTCGTGGTTCGGTCGAGTCTCTTCCCCACCCCACCCCGCCCACGCCCCGCTCGGTCACCATGACCGACACCGCGCCCGGCGACCCGTTCCCGCCCGTTCGCGCTCGTCTGTGATCGACGACACGACGCAGCCGTGAATTCGCCGGCGCGCGGCACCGGGTCCGCTGGCAGCCTGCGTGCCGCGACTCGGCTCGGCCTGGCGGTGCCCGAGAGCGGAGTGCACGTTCGGCCGCGCCTCCCACCCGTTCCCGCTCCCGATGAACCGCCGCCATCTCGCCATCGCCGCGCTCGCCGCGCTCGCCACGTGCGCCGCGTTCGCCGCGTTCCCGGCCGCCGCGCAGACGCCGACGCGCTTCACCGTCGACGACGCGCTCGACCTCGCGACGTATCGACTCGCCGATCTCTCCGACGACGGCGCGTGGCTCGTCGCGACGTCCAGCACTCGGCGCGACGCGTTAGGCGTCGACTACCGGCGCGACGGCGACCCGACGTACCTGCGGCCGCTGCCGTCGCGCGTGTGGGTCGTCGACACGCGCACCGGTGCCACGCGCGCGCTGTTCCCCGACAAGCGCGACGTCGGCGCGCTGCGCTGGTCGCCCGACGCGAGCCGACTCGCGCTGCTCGTGCGCAAGGGCGACGCGTGGCAGCCGCTGATCTGGGAGCGCGCGTCCGGGAAGTTCACGAGCATCCCGCTCCCCGACGGCACGTACCCGGCCGAGCAGGGCGACGTGCGGTGGAGCGGCGATGGGAAGTCGGTGCTGCTCTCGACGCACACGACGGCGTGGCGCGACTCGGCGCGCGCGCAGTTCGCGCGGCAGACCGCGGGACCGATCTTCGTCCAGTCGAGCAAGGATCCGTTCCTCGCGTGGGACGAGCTGCGCCGCCGCGGCAACGTGCGGTCCGTCGTCGCGTACGACCTCGCCACGGGACGCACGCGCGAGGTGCTGCCGCAGGCGATGATGGGGTCGTACGTGCTCGCGCGCGACGGCGGCGCGGTGACGTGGACGGAGGACGTGACGAAGAAGACCGACTACGACGTCATCTTCGGGAGCGAGAACAAGCTCGTCACCCGCGGCACGAACGGAACGCCGCGCGTGCTGCTGCCGTCGCTGAAGAACGTCACCGTCGTGTGGGCGGACGACGGCCGCCACTACGCGTGGGCGAAGGACGGCCGGCTCTCGGTCGCGTCGATCGACGACACGACGGCGCGCGTGCTCGCCGCCGCCGACACCGCCAAGCTCCCCACCGACAGCGCCGCCGCCGACAGCGCACGCAAGGCGCGCGAGAAGCTCCGCTTCACGCCGGTACGCTTCAGCAAGGCGGGCGACGCGCTCGTGGCGTCGAGCAAGGACGGGCTGTGGCTCGTCGACGTCGCGACGGGCCGGCGCGAGATGTTCGTCGAGACGCCCGACTCCACGTCGCGCGCGCGCCGACGCGCAGCGTCATCGGCTGGAGCGCCGACGGGCGGTGGATCTACCTGTCGCAGGCATCGCGCGACAAGTGGGAGCGCGGCATCGTGCGCTGGGATCGCACCGCGCGCCGGCTCGACACGCTGGCGCTCGACACGCGCAGCTACGGCAACGTGCAGGTCGCGCGCGACGGCAGCACGATCGTGCTCACCATCGCCGACGTCGCGCGGCCGGGCGACGTGTACGCGGCGGGCCCGGACCTCAAGGATCTCCGCCGCCTGGTGCGCACGAACCCGCAGCTCGACGGGAAGGCGTTAGGCACCGCGGGCCTCGTCGACTACCTCGACGCCGACGGGCACCGCAAGTACGGCGTCGTCTACTACCCGCCCGACTACGCGAAGGGGACGCGCTACCCGACGGTGTTCAACGTGTACGAGGACTTCTTCAACGACACGTTCGACCCGGTGATCAACGTCCTCACCGCGAACGGCTACGTCGTCGTGCAGCCGTCGGTGGACTTCGACGTCGGCTACCCGGGCGAGGCGTGGGTGAAGGGCGTCACCGCTGCGGCGAACCGCCTCATCGACCTCGGCGTCG
This DNA window, taken from Gemmatirosa kalamazoonensis, encodes the following:
- a CDS encoding S8 family serine peptidase, whose protein sequence is MSSGWNTRLGAAACAAALALAACTDRALVGPTDVASKDGYVPGQYIVMFRGGESAGAAPGAGVARSVTPGVSRLRTAITAHGGTIVRTTSGVVDAMTVQLSDSAAEALRADPSVALVERDPIVELDAGGTETSAPWDIDRLDQPALPLNGTYAYPGTGAGVWIYVFDSGIWYSHTDFGGRAVKGYDATKAIGDASDCAGHGTEVASIAGGATLGVAKGVRLVSVKVRDCKLATTGSILLDGLNWIATQRQANPSQPAVVNMSMSGTMASTLDSAVTRLVKLGLPVVVAAGNGTTDACTKWPSRDTTAIVVGGSDARDLWYSASNYGRCVDVVAPAQYVVTAYLSGSQTVVTTGTSFASPAVAGIAALYLETHPTATPAQVAAAIVGGSVKNVLRNVPAGTPNRLASVSFLGGSTAAINTPPTASVTSPPNGASYVQGASVTFTGTGSDAEDGALSGASLVWTSSLDGQIGTGTSFTTSALSAGTHTITLTATDSKGATGTATRTLTVTASGSTSQTPVAGFTWTCTAAGLNTHQCALDASGSTSSAAIVSYAWSWGDGRSETKTTPTTKNTWAAAGTYTVTLKVTDGSGRTATTSQAVVVR
- a CDS encoding M20/M25/M40 family metallo-hydrolase yields the protein MRHARFAPLTLAVSPALFAAALFAAPLAAQRVTKSPVYVPGQLAPHQQVARDVYKELVEIQSGVTTGNVTTAAVAMARRLRDAGILDSDVFVGGPRPEKHNVVARIRGKGGPNAGKPLLLLAHLDVVEALKADWSPEFDPFTFTEKDGYYYGRGTADDKAMAAIFVANAIRLKREGWVPDRDVIIALTADEESGAYNGVDWLLKNHKELVDAGMVINEGGGGTLRDGKPLFQALQVAQKVTTNLTLRATNRGGHSSVPRDDNAITSLADALSKVGRYHFPVHLSDVTREFFAKTAAVESPEIARAMRALAANPNDAAAAAAIARDDRYSSILRTTCVATMLSGGHATNALPQLAEANVNCRILPSETAEQVRDSLARVVNDTAVQVLIRTQRPTSPTSPLSPAIVGPVTQITRDMFGDIPVIPTMSTGANDSRFFLALGVPSYGVSGLFSDPKVDARAHGRDERMRVQSFYEGQEFLYRLTKALASANGTVP